A genomic segment from Geitlerinema sp. PCC 7407 encodes:
- a CDS encoding radical SAM protein — MPPLVANYYLTYRCNARCHFCDIWSIEPGKEATFENIQENLRDLKRLGVKYIDFTGGEPLLREDVPQIYTEAKKLGFVTSMTTNTILYPKRAKEIQGLVDFLNFSLDGGDAETHDQSRGVKIFDTLVESVRIAKHLGEYPVLNHTVTAQNYERIGEVAELGQRLGARIWLNPAFTAHSNYNNKKNPTPDMVRAIEAAAKKYDNLGYNKAALAFIEAGGNDVKNPRCKAVDAVIAISPNNEILLPCYHFSQQAVPIEGRLYELYKQSEQVEEFRQTQGTLPVCEGCTVWCYLIPSFFKGFDKYWWLNQVTYAGEFLARKRFLQRA, encoded by the coding sequence ATGCCTCCCCTGGTTGCGAACTACTATCTGACCTACCGCTGCAACGCTCGGTGTCACTTCTGTGATATCTGGTCCATCGAACCCGGAAAAGAAGCAACCTTTGAAAACATCCAAGAAAACCTGCGCGATCTCAAGCGCCTAGGGGTCAAATATATCGACTTTACCGGAGGCGAACCCCTCCTGCGAGAGGACGTGCCTCAGATCTACACAGAGGCCAAAAAGCTGGGCTTCGTGACCAGCATGACCACCAACACCATTCTTTATCCCAAGCGCGCCAAAGAAATTCAGGGCCTCGTTGACTTCCTCAACTTCTCCCTCGATGGCGGCGACGCCGAAACCCACGATCAGTCCCGCGGCGTCAAAATCTTTGACACCCTAGTCGAGTCCGTCCGCATCGCCAAACACCTGGGTGAATATCCCGTTCTCAACCACACCGTCACCGCCCAAAACTATGAGCGGATTGGCGAAGTCGCAGAACTCGGTCAGCGTTTGGGAGCGCGCATCTGGCTCAACCCTGCCTTCACAGCCCATAGCAACTACAACAATAAGAAAAACCCTACCCCCGACATGGTGCGGGCGATCGAAGCTGCTGCAAAGAAATACGACAATCTTGGATACAATAAGGCTGCATTAGCCTTTATCGAAGCTGGCGGTAACGACGTCAAGAATCCCCGCTGCAAAGCAGTTGACGCGGTAATTGCCATCTCGCCTAACAACGAGATTCTGCTGCCGTGCTACCACTTTTCTCAGCAAGCGGTCCCCATCGAAGGACGCCTGTATGAGCTGTACAAGCAATCTGAACAAGTGGAAGAATTTCGTCAAACCCAAGGCACGCTTCCTGTCTGTGAGGGTTGTACCGTTTGGTGCTACCTCATTCCCAGCTTCTTCAAAGGATTTGACAAATATTGGTGGCTTAATCAAGTAACCTATGCCGGAGAATTCCTGGCCAGAAAACGGTTCCTCCAGCGAGCTTAA
- the ebsA gene encoding type IV pilus biogenesis protein EbsA: MSLDQLQPAESGKVNVYMPYYNGAKRNMLPLAISLYQQGSLEGQRKIEGGSSIPFVATWFVSTLPADLTRCRLQFDGNVELSYEIMMANFEFIDYLIDVLMSYRRTHSADFSQGFYRKLLHLDE; the protein is encoded by the coding sequence ATGTCTCTTGACCAACTTCAGCCTGCCGAAAGCGGGAAAGTTAACGTTTACATGCCCTACTACAACGGCGCGAAGCGCAACATGCTGCCGTTGGCGATCAGTCTTTATCAGCAGGGCTCTTTGGAAGGGCAGCGCAAGATTGAAGGTGGCAGCAGTATTCCCTTTGTAGCGACGTGGTTTGTGTCGACGCTGCCGGCGGATCTAACGCGGTGTCGTTTGCAGTTCGACGGCAATGTGGAGCTGAGCTACGAGATTATGATGGCGAATTTTGAGTTCATCGACTATCTCATTGATGTTTTGATGAGCTATCGCCGTACTCACAGCGCTGACTTTTCTCAAGGGTTCTATCGTAAGCTGCTGCATCTCGATGAGTAG
- a CDS encoding phosphotransacetylase family protein has protein sequence MPESNQYLLVGSTEAYSGKSAMILGIANQLRTCGLEIAYGKPIGTCFAEAADSKGALVDEDVLFVAETLELSPDRLRPTLLPLDTAALERRIGGEDTTLYSEKLAQSFQAQGEDLVLLEGPGTLDEGRLFELSLPQMAETMNAPVLLVARFILASTVDTLMAARERLGDRLLGVLLNDVPRDQLEFVQSSVCPFLEARGIPVFGTFPRSSLLRSVSVAELVKKLDAEVLCRGDRLDLMVESLTIGAMNVNSALKYFRKGRNMAVVTGGDRTDIQLAALETSTQCLILTGHLPPVPMILSRAEDLEIPILSVDLDTLTTVEIIDQAFGQVRLQEPAKVEHVFRMMGEHLDCDRLLQNLGLRTKVAL, from the coding sequence GTGCCAGAGTCCAATCAATATTTACTCGTAGGATCGACCGAAGCCTATAGCGGTAAGTCGGCCATGATCCTTGGCATTGCAAACCAGTTGCGGACGTGCGGGTTGGAAATCGCCTACGGCAAGCCGATTGGGACGTGCTTTGCAGAGGCAGCCGATAGCAAGGGCGCGCTCGTGGATGAGGATGTGCTGTTTGTTGCCGAGACGCTGGAGCTGAGCCCCGATCGCCTGCGGCCAACGCTGCTGCCCCTCGATACGGCAGCTCTGGAGCGGCGGATCGGCGGTGAAGATACGACGCTGTATTCTGAAAAGCTGGCGCAGTCGTTCCAGGCTCAGGGTGAGGACTTGGTGCTGCTGGAGGGGCCGGGTACCCTCGATGAAGGCCGCCTTTTTGAGCTGTCGCTGCCCCAGATGGCAGAGACGATGAATGCGCCAGTGCTGCTGGTGGCTCGCTTTATTTTGGCGTCGACGGTGGACACGCTGATGGCGGCGCGGGAGCGTCTGGGCGATCGCCTGCTGGGAGTGCTGCTCAACGATGTGCCCCGCGATCAGCTGGAGTTTGTGCAGTCTTCGGTGTGCCCGTTCCTCGAGGCGCGAGGGATTCCGGTGTTTGGGACGTTCCCCCGCAGTTCGCTGCTGCGCAGCGTGAGCGTGGCGGAGCTGGTGAAGAAGCTGGATGCAGAGGTGCTGTGTCGGGGCGATCGCCTGGACTTGATGGTCGAGAGTCTGACCATCGGGGCGATGAATGTGAATTCGGCGCTGAAATATTTTCGCAAGGGCCGCAATATGGCGGTGGTGACGGGGGGCGATCGCACGGATATTCAGCTGGCTGCCCTGGAGACGTCCACCCAGTGCCTGATCCTGACGGGCCATCTGCCGCCGGTGCCGATGATTTTGAGCCGAGCAGAAGATCTGGAAATTCCGATCTTGTCGGTGGATCTCGATACCCTCACCACGGTAGAAATTATTGACCAGGCGTTTGGTCAGGTGCGCCTCCAGGAGCCAGCCAAGGTCGAGCACGTGTTTCGCATGATGGGCGAGCATCTCGACTGCGATCGCCTGCTGCAAAACCTGGGTCTGCGAACCAAGGTCGCGCTCTAA
- a CDS encoding MAPEG family protein produces the protein MSFSEIPVSATLLIAIAGAAALVYFPFLAVAVARVTVGYDMSAPRAMFDKLPPYAQRATWAHQNSFESFALFAAAALVAYVASVTSPLAAQAALAYLAARFFYSVFYILNIPLLRSLMFAVGSGAIVTLFGLALTTSLPH, from the coding sequence ATGAGTTTCTCTGAGATCCCCGTTTCGGCGACGCTGCTAATTGCGATCGCCGGAGCTGCTGCGCTCGTCTACTTCCCGTTTTTGGCAGTGGCGGTGGCCCGCGTGACCGTGGGCTACGACATGTCGGCGCCCCGCGCAATGTTTGACAAGCTGCCGCCCTACGCCCAGCGAGCAACCTGGGCCCACCAAAATTCCTTCGAGTCCTTTGCGCTGTTTGCGGCTGCGGCGCTGGTTGCCTACGTGGCCTCTGTGACATCGCCCCTGGCAGCCCAAGCGGCCTTGGCGTATCTGGCGGCGCGCTTTTTCTACTCGGTCTTTTACATCCTGAATATTCCGCTGCTGCGATCGCTGATGTTTGCCGTTGGCTCTGGGGCGATCGTGACGCTGTTTGGCTTGGCCCTAACAACTTCGCTGCCCCACTAG
- a CDS encoding YajQ family cyclic di-GMP-binding protein — protein sequence MASTYSFDIVSDFDRQELVNAIDQTTREIGTRYDLKDTKTTLELGEDEITVNTDSEFTLTAVHTILQTKAAKRNLALKIFDYGKVESASGNRVRQVIKLQRGISQEIAKKISKLIRDEFKKIQASIQGDAVRVSAKSKDELQLVIQRLKQEDLPVPLQFTNYR from the coding sequence ATGGCTTCTACTTATTCCTTTGATATCGTCAGCGATTTTGACCGTCAGGAGCTAGTCAACGCCATTGACCAGACCACGCGAGAAATTGGGACGCGCTACGACCTCAAAGACACCAAAACCACCCTTGAGCTGGGCGAGGACGAAATCACGGTCAACACTGACAGCGAATTCACCCTCACCGCCGTGCATACGATTTTGCAAACCAAGGCGGCCAAACGGAATTTGGCGCTGAAGATCTTTGACTATGGCAAGGTCGAGTCGGCCAGCGGCAACCGAGTGCGCCAAGTGATCAAGCTCCAGCGTGGTATCAGCCAAGAGATCGCCAAAAAAATCTCCAAGCTGATCCGCGACGAATTTAAGAAAATCCAGGCATCGATCCAGGGAGATGCGGTGCGAGTCAGCGCCAAATCCAAAGACGAGCTGCAGCTGGTGATCCAGCGCCTGAAGCAGGAAGACCTGCCTGTGCCGCTACAGTTCACGAACTACCGCTAG
- a CDS encoding CPXCG motif-containing cysteine-rich protein, whose protein sequence is MQNTAEFFCAYCGEPNTTFIDLSAGNQQSYVEDCQICCRPNILYIRIDEDTLDIEIDSDYEG, encoded by the coding sequence ATGCAGAACACAGCAGAATTCTTCTGCGCCTACTGTGGTGAACCCAACACCACGTTTATCGACCTGAGCGCTGGCAACCAGCAGTCCTACGTCGAGGACTGCCAGATCTGCTGTCGTCCCAATATCCTCTACATCCGCATCGACGAAGACACGCTGGATATCGAGATCGACAGCGACTACGAAGGCTAG
- a CDS encoding radical SAM protein, with protein MTDSVFAAERLLFDPAQPQPDAIPTIFAFPNEYTVGITSLGYQVVWATLASRADVDVRRLFTDRAEALPSEPELLGFSVSWELDYVNILAMLESLGIAIWAKDRSDRDPLIFGGGPVLTANPEPFAEFFDVVLLGDGETLLGDFIEAYKGIRHADRSTKLRRLAQVPGVYVPALYEVTYETPDGPIQAIAPVDSEIPATVQKQTYRGNVLSTSTVVTEKSAWENIYMVEVVRSCPEMCRFCLASYLTLPFRTASLEDALLPAIAQGLTVTDRIGLLGASVTQHPEFEELLDFIARPEYDHVRLSIASVRTNTVTQKLAETLVKRDSRSITIAIESGSERLRMIINKKLDQEAIAQAAINAKAGGLSALKLYGMAGIPGETLEDIEDTVSLMKSLKKAAPGLRLTLGCSTFVPKAHTPFQWFGVNPEAEKRLKLLQKQLRSHGIDFRPESYNWSVIQALISRGDRRLAKLLVLTREFGDTLGSYRRAAKTLRGQLPDLAFYIHEDWDTDQVLPWSHLQGPLPVATLRKHLESAIALFPSNDARRLIAP; from the coding sequence GTGACAGATTCTGTGTTTGCCGCCGAACGGCTGCTGTTTGATCCTGCGCAGCCCCAGCCCGATGCGATCCCGACGATCTTTGCGTTTCCCAATGAATACACCGTGGGGATCACCAGCTTGGGATATCAGGTGGTGTGGGCGACCCTGGCCAGTCGGGCCGATGTAGACGTGCGTCGGCTGTTTACCGATCGCGCCGAAGCGCTGCCGAGCGAACCAGAACTGCTGGGCTTTTCGGTCTCCTGGGAGCTGGACTACGTGAATATCTTGGCGATGCTGGAGTCTCTGGGCATTGCCATCTGGGCCAAAGATCGCAGCGATCGCGATCCCCTGATTTTTGGTGGGGGTCCCGTCCTGACCGCGAACCCCGAGCCCTTTGCCGAGTTCTTTGATGTGGTGCTGCTAGGGGACGGCGAAACCCTGCTAGGGGACTTCATCGAGGCTTACAAAGGCATTCGTCACGCAGACCGCTCAACCAAGCTGCGGCGCTTGGCCCAGGTGCCCGGGGTCTATGTGCCAGCTCTGTACGAAGTCACCTACGAAACGCCGGATGGCCCGATTCAGGCGATCGCGCCCGTCGACAGCGAGATCCCGGCCACGGTGCAGAAGCAAACCTACCGGGGTAACGTGCTGTCCACATCCACGGTGGTCACCGAAAAATCGGCCTGGGAAAACATCTACATGGTCGAGGTCGTGCGGAGCTGCCCCGAGATGTGTCGCTTTTGTCTGGCGAGCTACCTCACTTTGCCCTTCCGGACCGCCAGCCTAGAAGACGCGCTCCTACCGGCGATCGCCCAAGGCCTCACCGTCACCGATCGCATTGGCCTGCTCGGGGCCTCGGTCACCCAGCACCCCGAGTTTGAGGAGCTGCTGGACTTTATTGCTCGCCCCGAGTACGACCACGTTCGCCTCAGCATCGCTTCGGTGCGCACCAACACCGTCACCCAGAAACTCGCCGAAACCCTCGTCAAGCGGGACAGCCGCTCGATTACGATCGCCATCGAGAGCGGTTCTGAGCGCCTGCGGATGATCATTAACAAAAAGCTGGACCAAGAGGCGATCGCCCAAGCGGCCATCAACGCCAAAGCGGGCGGCCTGAGCGCCCTCAAGCTCTACGGTATGGCCGGCATTCCCGGCGAAACCCTCGAAGACATCGAGGACACCGTCAGCCTGATGAAAAGCCTGAAAAAAGCGGCTCCCGGTTTGCGCCTCACCCTGGGATGCAGCACCTTTGTCCCCAAAGCCCACACGCCCTTTCAGTGGTTTGGCGTCAATCCCGAGGCCGAGAAACGCCTCAAGCTCCTGCAAAAGCAGCTGCGCTCCCACGGCATCGACTTTCGGCCCGAAAGCTATAACTGGTCTGTGATTCAGGCGCTGATTTCCCGGGGCGATCGCCGCCTCGCAAAACTACTGGTGCTCACCCGGGAGTTTGGCGATACACTGGGCAGCTACCGTCGCGCCGCCAAAACCCTTCGCGGCCAGCTGCCGGACCTAGCCTTCTATATTCACGAGGACTGGGACACTGACCAGGTCTTGCCCTGGAGCCACCTCCAAGGACCGCTGCCCGTCGCGACCCTGCGCAAGCACCTCGAGAGCGCGATCGCCCTGTTTCCCAGCAACGACGCCCGCCGTCTGATCGCTCCCTAA